From a single Calothrix sp. NIES-2098 genomic region:
- a CDS encoding LuxR family two component transcriptional regulator, which produces MSEISIILIEDHDLTRMGLRAALQSQSGLKVIGEAANATQGLKLLETAKPDVAVVDIGLPDMDGIELTRKFKRQQAETGQATKILILTMDHTEDAVLAAFAAGADSYYMKETSISRLTEAIQATYTGNSWIDPAIANVVLRKMRQGLPGETQTSDKPKTVKIEALASEYEQVLETYPLTQRELEILELIVAGCSNGQIAEKLYITVGTVKTHVRNILNKLCADDRTQAAVRALRSGLVG; this is translated from the coding sequence ATGAGTGAAATTAGCATTATTTTAATTGAAGATCACGATCTCACCCGGATGGGTCTAAGAGCTGCACTCCAGTCTCAGAGTGGCCTGAAAGTGATAGGAGAAGCAGCAAATGCCACCCAAGGTTTAAAACTTTTAGAAACCGCGAAGCCAGATGTAGCTGTGGTTGATATTGGCTTACCGGATATGGATGGCATTGAACTTACCCGCAAATTTAAACGCCAGCAAGCCGAAACCGGACAAGCAACCAAGATTCTCATCTTGACAATGGATCATACAGAGGATGCGGTACTTGCGGCTTTTGCGGCGGGGGCAGACTCTTATTACATGAAAGAAACCAGCATCAGTAGATTAACAGAGGCAATCCAAGCAACTTATACAGGTAACTCTTGGATCGATCCCGCGATCGCTAACGTGGTATTGCGGAAAATGCGGCAAGGTTTGCCAGGGGAAACTCAAACCAGCGATAAGCCTAAGACAGTGAAAATAGAAGCTTTGGCTTCAGAGTACGAACAAGTTCTAGAAACCTACCCCTTAACTCAACGTGAATTAGAGATTCTGGAATTAATTGTTGCTGGCTGTAGCAATGGCCAAATTGCCGAAAAACTCTACATCACAGTTGGTACGGTAAAAACCCACGTGCGTAATATTCTCAATAAACTCTGTGCTGATGACCGTACCCAAGCTGCGGTTCGGGCTTTACGTTCTGGGCTAGTTGGGTAA
- a CDS encoding two-component sensor histidine kinase, producing the protein MENSWQPEVAIEELERPLRAIFNQTFELMALMEPDGILIEINQTALDFAGLSGNDVLGLPLWEASWWQISKATRAKIREAIATAASGELAASKVDILGTGNTVATIDFTIRPIKNRSGRIILLIFKGRDISARQIAT; encoded by the coding sequence ATGGAAAATTCCTGGCAACCGGAAGTAGCTATAGAAGAACTTGAGCGACCCTTGCGAGCGATATTTAATCAAACTTTTGAGCTTATGGCGTTAATGGAGCCAGATGGTATTCTGATTGAAATTAATCAGACGGCATTAGATTTTGCTGGACTTTCTGGCAACGATGTGTTGGGTTTGCCATTATGGGAAGCGAGTTGGTGGCAAATCAGCAAAGCCACGAGGGCGAAAATCCGAGAGGCGATCGCTACGGCTGCAAGTGGAGAATTAGCGGCGAGTAAAGTTGATATTCTAGGTACAGGCAATACAGTAGCTACCATCGATTTCACAATCCGCCCGATTAAAAATCGCAGTGGGCGAATCATACTATTGATCTTCAAAGGTCGAGATATCAGCGCGCGCCAAATAGCCACATAG
- a CDS encoding two-component response regulator translates to MSEKVINILLVEDDAADVMNVKRAFKKVKITNPVDLTSNGIEALNMLLSNSVQPPTVPPERHLVLLNLNKPKIGGKEFLSELPSVQIFKNNFCGRQYDLKPRPKQSGSLQFKYCWQYLQAHQFLQVCRNDGNS, encoded by the coding sequence ATGTCGGAGAAAGTAATTAACATTCTATTAGTGGAGGACGATGCAGCTGATGTGATGAATGTCAAAAGGGCATTCAAGAAAGTTAAAATTACCAACCCAGTTGATTTGACAAGTAATGGAATAGAAGCGCTAAATATGCTTCTTAGCAATAGCGTTCAACCTCCCACTGTTCCTCCAGAAAGGCACTTGGTTTTACTAAATTTAAATAAGCCGAAAATAGGCGGCAAGGAATTTCTTTCAGAATTACCTTCCGTCCAGATATTTAAGAATAACTTCTGTGGTCGTCAATACGACCTCAAGCCAAGACCAAAACAGAGTGGTAGCTTGCAATTTAAATATTGCTGGCAATATCTTCAAGCCCATCAATTTCTTCAAGTTTGTAGAAATGATGGCAATTCTTAA
- a CDS encoding response regulator receiver sensor signal transduction histidine kinase: MEETLRILVVDDDEGDRMTVRRALAKAGVPIELSEVGVCNDALSTLRNTTYDCVFLDYCLPDADGLTSIQKLRSLEIKVPIVVLIDRENEHIAVELMKAGATDYLSKVRVSAENLAQVLRNAIRVQRAEMEADWAQQQLKESNEQLIRKNQELERQRQQIHLQNLRLLEASRLKSQFLATISHELRTPMNAIIGFSQILLRPKFGQLTTQQMDMVERILNNGKHLLMLLNEVLDFSKLEAGRFELKPELFDLPKIINVTVAEVRSLAEAKKLSLFVDIDLQNPLIFNDSSRVQQILVNLLSNAIKFTESGNIWVEVNEIPHNQVAITVRDTGIGIAPRDFKIIFEAFRQVDQSITRKYPGTGLGLAIVDSLVRMMGGKIILKSQLGVGSMFRIELPRQVTVSNAAVDNAVLKFDSDYIICSAQNPHPPHVQHQNQPSSHPKSNQSHHSSEPQSDKVSMSSPN; this comes from the coding sequence ATGGAAGAGACGCTGAGAATTTTGGTTGTAGACGACGATGAAGGAGACCGCATGACAGTGCGGCGTGCCCTGGCTAAAGCAGGTGTACCCATAGAACTGTCAGAAGTAGGCGTTTGCAATGATGCGCTCTCTACCCTGAGAAATACTACCTATGACTGTGTATTTTTAGATTATTGCTTACCAGATGCGGATGGCTTGACTTCGATCCAGAAGTTACGCTCTTTGGAAATTAAAGTTCCGATAGTAGTGTTGATCGATCGAGAAAATGAACACATTGCTGTCGAATTGATGAAAGCAGGAGCCACAGACTATCTATCAAAAGTTAGGGTATCCGCAGAAAATTTGGCGCAGGTTTTGCGAAATGCAATTCGGGTGCAACGCGCTGAAATGGAAGCAGATTGGGCACAGCAACAGCTCAAAGAAAGTAACGAGCAATTAATTCGTAAGAACCAAGAACTAGAAAGACAAAGGCAACAAATTCACCTACAAAATTTAAGATTATTAGAGGCATCGCGGCTCAAATCGCAGTTCTTGGCAACTATATCCCATGAACTACGAACTCCCATGAATGCCATTATTGGCTTTTCTCAGATTTTGCTGCGTCCGAAATTTGGTCAACTTACTACTCAGCAAATGGATATGGTAGAACGTATCCTGAATAATGGTAAACATTTGCTGATGCTATTAAATGAAGTACTAGATTTTTCTAAATTAGAAGCAGGGCGTTTTGAGTTAAAACCAGAATTATTTGATTTACCAAAAATAATTAATGTTACAGTTGCGGAAGTTCGTTCGTTAGCTGAAGCGAAAAAGCTGTCTTTGTTCGTTGATATTGACTTACAAAATCCTTTGATATTTAATGACTCAAGCCGCGTACAACAAATTTTAGTTAACTTACTTTCCAACGCTATTAAGTTTACAGAATCCGGTAATATTTGGGTTGAGGTAAATGAAATTCCCCACAATCAAGTGGCAATTACCGTGCGGGATACTGGTATCGGTATAGCTCCTCGTGACTTCAAAATAATTTTTGAAGCTTTTCGCCAAGTCGATCAAAGTATTACTCGTAAATATCCAGGCACAGGTTTGGGTTTAGCAATCGTAGATTCTTTAGTCAGAATGATGGGTGGTAAAATCATTCTCAAAAGTCAATTGGGTGTTGGTTCAATGTTTAGAATTGAATTACCACGTCAAGTAACAGTATCTAATGCAGCAGTTGATAATGCAGTATTAAAGTTTGATAGTGATTATATTATTTGTTCGGCGCAAAATCCCCATCCGCCTCATGTGCAGCACCAGAACCAGCCTTCATCTCATCCCAAATCTAACCAGAGCCATCATTCATCAGAGCCTCAATCTGACAAAGTATCAATGAGTTCTCCTAATTAA
- a CDS encoding response regulator receiver signal transduction histidine kinase, whose amino-acid sequence MSVVENSPRDRVLVVDDTVDNLILVQTILESEGYEIDLVSNGIAALEKVEQSPPDLILLDVMMPGIDGYEVTRRIRNNPDKKGYIPILLITAFHESSVVEGLDAGADDFIRKPFDTDELLARVRSLLRLKHSLDEQRKMARQREDFVSRLTHDLRTPLVAADRMLNLFMVDTFCKISPEMKQAIGVMIRSNQNLMQMVNTLLEVSRFEAGKKTLNWESCNLIETAQEVVSELTPLAMEKSLTLTVDTHELEPIGETSGVVMGDSLELRRVLNNLVGNAIKFTDTGGIEIRFCEQSTNPENQSYLIIEIEDTGYGIAPEDQETIFERFRQGRNKRSGSGLGLHLSRRIVEAHGGNIELTSVVGKGSIFKVRLPKNTA is encoded by the coding sequence ATGTCTGTTGTAGAAAATTCTCCACGCGATCGCGTTCTTGTTGTTGATGATACTGTAGATAATCTTATATTAGTACAAACAATTTTAGAAAGTGAGGGATACGAGATTGACTTAGTTTCTAATGGCATAGCAGCTTTAGAAAAAGTTGAACAATCTCCACCCGATTTAATTTTGCTAGATGTAATGATGCCAGGGATAGATGGCTATGAAGTCACGCGTCGCATTCGGAATAACCCAGACAAAAAAGGCTATATCCCAATTTTGTTGATCACTGCTTTTCATGAATCTAGCGTTGTTGAAGGTTTAGATGCTGGTGCTGACGACTTTATCCGCAAACCATTTGATACTGATGAACTACTAGCAAGAGTGCGATCGCTGTTGCGCTTAAAGCACAGTCTGGACGAACAAAGAAAAATGGCACGTCAACGAGAAGACTTTGTTTCTCGCCTCACTCACGATTTGCGAACTCCCCTAGTAGCCGCCGATCGGATGCTCAATTTATTTATGGTAGATACCTTCTGTAAAATTTCGCCAGAAATGAAACAAGCGATCGGCGTGATGATTCGCAGCAACCAAAATTTGATGCAAATGGTGAATACTCTCTTAGAAGTTTCTCGCTTTGAAGCAGGTAAAAAGACTTTGAACTGGGAGAGTTGCAATCTCATAGAAACAGCTCAAGAAGTAGTCAGCGAACTTACTCCTTTAGCTATGGAGAAAAGTTTAACTCTCACAGTAGACACCCATGAGTTAGAGCCAATAGGTGAAACATCTGGTGTAGTTATGGGTGATAGCCTAGAATTACGCAGAGTTTTGAACAATTTAGTTGGCAACGCCATTAAATTTACAGATACAGGCGGTATAGAAATTCGCTTTTGTGAACAATCAACTAATCCAGAAAATCAAAGTTATCTAATTATTGAGATTGAAGACACAGGATATGGCATTGCTCCTGAAGACCAAGAAACCATTTTTGAGCGTTTTCGCCAAGGTAGAAATAAACGCTCAGGTAGTGGCTTGGGGCTACATTTATCGCGCCGAATAGTAGAAGCACATGGCGGAAATATTGAACTCACATCTGTAGTAGGTAAAGGCAGCATCTTCAAAGTCAGATTACCAAAAAATACTGCATAA
- a CDS encoding response regulator receiver domain protein, with protein sequence MYSTHSFMSNEEKRNSQQPLILAVEDHDDNLALIGYALESFGCGFICQTDSINTLVVAKEYQPDLIMLDILLPSLNGIEVVRYLKQDPLTCKIPVVAVTALASKQDKERIFEAGFDGYLNKPYMIDELEIMIRRLLCSKLESQSAFELCKE encoded by the coding sequence ATGTATTCAACACATTCATTCATGAGTAATGAAGAGAAGCGCAACTCTCAACAACCGTTAATTTTGGCTGTAGAAGATCATGATGATAATTTGGCGTTGATTGGTTATGCTCTAGAGTCATTTGGCTGTGGATTCATTTGTCAAACCGACAGTATTAATACTTTAGTAGTGGCTAAAGAATATCAACCAGATTTAATTATGTTGGATATTTTATTGCCCAGTCTTAATGGTATTGAGGTGGTGCGTTATTTGAAACAAGACCCACTGACTTGTAAAATTCCTGTAGTTGCTGTCACGGCTTTAGCTAGCAAACAGGATAAAGAACGCATTTTTGAGGCTGGTTTTGATGGCTATCTCAACAAACCTTATATGATTGACGAATTAGAAATAATGATTCGCCGTCTACTTTGTAGTAAGCTTGAATCTCAATCGGCTTTTGAGTTATGTAAAGAGTAA
- a CDS encoding ATPase central domain-containing protein, which translates to MNIQQLITEALSLPNNAIAYHISQELVAIYPKKVLLEGNDSTFNLEKYAEANLCQIQYHSSIHNQILTGWDGMENHLYKYTENAEFEVHWQGQKIDILLMSWQEGYCKTRYYWILADSRELAESFFTAVCDWNSEIREEVLVFEDGYWAKNPELFQSIKSATFDNLILQGNLKQDIQDDLANFFASQEIYTTYGVPWKRGILFIGSPGNGKTHTVKALINHIQQPCLYVKSFQSEYDTDSENIRKVFKQARQSAPCILVLEDLDSLLTDDNRSFFLNELDGFAANEGIVTIASTNHPERLDPAIRDRPSRFDRKYHFELPDDSVREAYIALWNDRLKTAMHLSPESINQIVAMTDGFSFAYLKELFLSSMIRWMGAMTTTGIAEIMVSQIAVLREQMNSTTASSESAKELETANK; encoded by the coding sequence ATGAATATTCAACAACTGATTACAGAAGCACTTAGCCTGCCTAACAATGCGATCGCCTATCATATTAGTCAAGAATTAGTAGCGATTTACCCGAAAAAAGTACTTTTAGAAGGTAACGATTCTACATTCAATTTAGAGAAGTATGCCGAGGCAAATCTTTGCCAAATTCAATATCATTCCTCAATTCACAACCAGATTTTAACTGGCTGGGATGGGATGGAAAATCATTTATATAAATATACAGAAAATGCTGAATTTGAGGTGCATTGGCAAGGGCAGAAAATTGATATTCTGTTAATGAGTTGGCAGGAAGGCTATTGTAAAACTAGATATTACTGGATTCTCGCTGATAGTCGAGAATTAGCAGAAAGCTTTTTTACTGCTGTGTGTGATTGGAATTCGGAAATCCGCGAGGAAGTTTTAGTTTTTGAAGATGGATATTGGGCAAAAAACCCTGAGCTTTTCCAATCTATAAAGAGTGCAACTTTTGATAACCTAATTTTGCAGGGAAATCTCAAACAAGATATTCAAGATGACTTAGCTAACTTCTTTGCTTCTCAAGAAATTTATACAACTTATGGTGTCCCTTGGAAAAGGGGAATTTTGTTTATCGGTTCGCCTGGAAACGGCAAAACTCATACAGTTAAAGCATTAATCAATCACATACAACAGCCATGCTTGTATGTTAAAAGTTTCCAATCTGAATATGACACTGATAGCGAAAATATTCGCAAGGTATTTAAACAAGCAAGACAATCTGCACCTTGTATTTTGGTGTTAGAGGATTTAGATTCTCTGTTGACTGATGATAATCGTTCTTTCTTTTTAAACGAACTCGATGGCTTCGCTGCTAATGAGGGGATTGTCACGATTGCGAGTACGAATCATCCCGAACGCTTAGATCCGGCGATTCGCGATCGCCCTAGCCGTTTCGATCGCAAGTATCATTTTGAATTACCAGATGACTCGGTACGAGAAGCTTACATCGCACTGTGGAACGATCGCCTAAAAACTGCGATGCATTTGTCGCCAGAGTCTATCAATCAAATAGTAGCGATGACAGATGGCTTTTCTTTTGCCTATCTCAAAGAATTGTTTCTATCATCCATGATTCGCTGGATGGGAGCAATGACAACCACTGGGATAGCAGAAATTATGGTTTCTCAAATTGCTGTTTTGCGAGAACAAATGAATAGCACAACTGCTAGTAGTGAAAGTGCAAAGGAGTTAGAGACTGCTAATAAATAA
- the dnaG gene encoding DNA primase — translation MQIPRLHPDTIEEVKQRADIVDVISEYVVLRKRGKDFVGLCPFHDEKSPSFTVSQTKQMYYCFGCQAGGNAIKFLMDLGKRSFAEVTLDLARRYQVPVQTLEPEQRQELQRQISLREQLYEVLASTAHFYQHALRQSQGQKALQYLKSDRLLQEETIQQFGLGYAPAGWETLYRYLVDSKHYPVQLVEKAGLIKPRKEGGGYYDVFRDRLMIPIRDVQGRVIGFGGRTLSDEQPKYLNSPETELFSKGKTLFALDLAKAGISQLDRAVVVEGYFDAIALHAAGINNVVASLGTALSLDQVRLVLRYTDSKQLVLNFDADAAGTNAAERAIGEIAELAYMGEVQLKILNIPDGKDADEYLHSHTPEDYRQLLTNAPLWLNWQIDRIIKGRDLKQPTDFQQATQQIVKLLKNIVNNDTRNYYISYCAEILSLGDSRLIPLRVENLLTQIAPANSYSQPVPIKRKWESGGSSQTSVAKSQSTVVASDRGLLERAEGLLLRIYLHCPEQRQVILDTLEERDLQFSLSHHRFLWLQIVEVPGGMEVDLVSTLQDKYLEFTDEMRLISHLFHLNEKSQKEILRTPQVVQAAIACMERVLREKRYRHFLELWQETDPEAEPEQWQSYYQAFYNEKLRLQELDRQRQFSITDLL, via the coding sequence ATGCAAATTCCTCGCTTGCACCCAGATACCATTGAAGAAGTTAAACAACGTGCTGACATTGTAGATGTCATCTCTGAGTACGTAGTTTTACGCAAGCGTGGTAAAGATTTTGTGGGTTTATGCCCTTTCCACGATGAGAAATCTCCTAGCTTTACTGTGAGTCAAACCAAGCAGATGTATTACTGCTTCGGCTGTCAAGCTGGGGGAAATGCGATTAAGTTTTTGATGGACTTGGGAAAGCGTTCCTTTGCAGAAGTGACTCTAGATTTAGCACGGCGTTACCAAGTACCCGTGCAAACCCTAGAACCCGAACAAAGACAGGAATTACAACGACAGATTTCTTTGCGCGAACAGTTATATGAAGTTCTCGCTTCGACAGCACATTTTTATCAACACGCCCTGAGACAATCTCAAGGACAGAAAGCATTACAGTATCTCAAAAGCGATCGCCTACTTCAAGAAGAAACTATTCAGCAGTTTGGCTTAGGTTATGCTCCCGCTGGTTGGGAGACACTTTATCGGTATTTGGTAGACAGCAAACACTACCCAGTACAGCTGGTAGAGAAAGCGGGGTTGATCAAACCTCGTAAAGAAGGGGGCGGTTACTATGATGTATTTCGCGATCGCTTGATGATTCCCATTCGCGACGTTCAAGGACGGGTCATCGGCTTTGGTGGAAGAACCCTCAGCGATGAGCAGCCCAAGTATCTTAACTCTCCAGAAACTGAACTTTTTAGTAAAGGTAAAACTCTCTTTGCTCTCGATCTAGCCAAAGCTGGGATTTCTCAACTCGATCGAGCTGTGGTGGTGGAGGGATATTTTGATGCGATCGCTCTCCACGCAGCAGGGATTAATAATGTTGTCGCTTCCCTGGGTACGGCCTTAAGTTTAGATCAAGTTAGATTAGTATTAAGATATACCGACTCAAAGCAGCTAGTTTTAAACTTTGACGCCGATGCTGCGGGGACTAATGCCGCAGAAAGAGCGATCGGGGAAATTGCTGAACTTGCATACATGGGCGAAGTCCAGCTAAAAATTCTCAACATCCCCGATGGTAAAGATGCTGATGAATACTTGCATAGCCACACCCCAGAAGACTATCGTCAACTGTTAACGAATGCCCCATTATGGTTAAATTGGCAAATCGATCGAATCATCAAAGGTCGTGATTTAAAACAGCCTACAGATTTTCAGCAAGCAACGCAGCAGATAGTAAAATTGCTGAAGAATATAGTTAATAATGATACGCGGAATTATTACATCTCCTATTGTGCAGAAATCCTCAGCTTGGGAGATAGCAGACTGATTCCCCTGAGAGTGGAAAATCTGCTGACGCAAATTGCTCCTGCTAATAGCTACTCTCAACCTGTACCAATCAAGAGAAAATGGGAAAGTGGCGGATCTTCTCAAACTTCAGTCGCCAAATCTCAATCTACTGTTGTTGCGAGCGATCGCGGTTTGTTAGAACGAGCTGAAGGCTTACTACTACGGATTTACTTACATTGTCCCGAACAGCGTCAAGTTATTTTGGACACATTAGAAGAGAGAGATTTACAATTTAGCCTTTCTCACCATCGCTTTTTGTGGCTACAGATTGTCGAAGTACCAGGGGGAATGGAAGTAGATTTAGTCTCAACTCTGCAAGACAAATATTTAGAGTTTACAGACGAGATGCGGTTGATTTCCCATCTATTTCATCTCAACGAGAAAAGCCAGAAAGAAATATTGCGTACACCCCAGGTAGTTCAAGCTGCGATCGCCTGTATGGAAAGAGTATTGCGAGAAAAGCGCTATCGTCACTTTTTAGAATTGTGGCAAGAAACCGATCCCGAAGCAGAACCGGAGCAATGGCAATCATATTATCAAGCTTTTTATAACGAAAAATTGCGGCTTCAGGAACTAGACCGTCAACGGCAATTTTCAATTACAGACTTGCTTTAG
- a CDS encoding cell wall hydrolase/autolysin, with product MGRIFISAAHGGKEAGGIDPGTIAGGTTEAREMILLRDLIVTELRARNFEVLSVPDDLSAADTIAWINSRGRSTDVALEIHADAASNPSVRGASVFYIANNNQRKSNAELLLVGLLRRVPQIPNRGVKPDTDSGLGRLIFCRQTAIASLLMQVGFLSSPEDRALLQNRRRDFALGIADGLASWSRAIDPNQGTPSEPTYPPINININGQKYSEQGILINGNAYIPIDLVDRLRVDLSKIPEVRRITYHKVVYVKAIELRDFNVSVGWDAATRTVSLRSILVVCSGQFDRIVSNGNTSEVELQVFLRNNNENALVKFPDIPKLYREEASTEGINYDIAFCQMCVETGFLRFGSDIKPEQNNFAGLGTIGGSSQAASFESARIGVRAHIQHLKAYASLEPLVNEVVDPRFRFVTRGIAPLIDQLSGRWSADLDYGAKITAMLKRLYESAKLL from the coding sequence ATGGGGCGTATTTTTATTTCTGCTGCACACGGAGGCAAAGAAGCCGGAGGAATCGATCCAGGGACGATCGCAGGCGGGACAACTGAAGCTAGAGAAATGATTCTGTTGCGAGATTTGATTGTAACCGAATTGAGAGCGCGTAATTTTGAAGTTTTGTCAGTTCCCGATGACTTGAGTGCGGCTGATACTATCGCCTGGATCAATTCTCGCGGTCGTTCGACTGATGTAGCGCTAGAAATTCACGCTGATGCAGCTAGCAATCCTAGTGTGAGGGGAGCTAGTGTCTTCTACATCGCCAATAACAATCAGCGCAAAAGCAATGCTGAACTATTGCTAGTAGGATTGTTGCGTCGCGTACCCCAGATACCAAATCGAGGCGTCAAGCCAGATACAGATAGCGGATTGGGTCGGTTAATATTTTGCAGACAGACAGCGATCGCTTCTTTGTTAATGCAGGTAGGTTTTCTCAGTAGTCCAGAAGACCGTGCTTTACTACAAAATCGTCGCCGTGATTTTGCTTTGGGGATTGCTGATGGATTGGCTTCTTGGAGTCGCGCGATCGACCCTAATCAAGGAACTCCCTCAGAACCAACTTATCCACCCATTAATATCAACATTAATGGGCAAAAATACTCAGAACAAGGAATACTAATTAATGGCAATGCTTATATCCCCATTGATTTAGTAGATCGTTTGCGTGTTGACCTATCAAAAATACCGGAAGTTCGCCGCATTACCTATCACAAAGTGGTGTACGTCAAAGCCATTGAATTGCGTGATTTTAATGTTTCTGTAGGCTGGGACGCTGCAACTCGCACTGTAAGTTTGCGTTCAATTTTAGTAGTTTGCTCCGGTCAATTTGACCGCATTGTATCCAATGGAAATACTTCTGAGGTGGAGTTACAAGTCTTTCTCAGAAATAATAATGAAAATGCTTTGGTGAAATTTCCAGATATCCCAAAACTCTATCGAGAAGAAGCGAGTACAGAAGGCATAAACTACGATATTGCCTTTTGCCAAATGTGTGTTGAAACTGGATTTTTGCGCTTTGGTAGTGATATCAAACCAGAGCAAAATAACTTTGCTGGCTTAGGCACAATTGGCGGTAGTTCGCAAGCAGCATCTTTTGAAAGTGCCAGAATCGGAGTGAGAGCGCACATTCAACATTTAAAAGCTTACGCCAGTTTAGAACCTTTGGTAAACGAAGTTGTCGATCCCAGGTTTCGGTTTGTGACGCGTGGTATTGCGCCATTAATCGATCAGTTATCAGGGCGTTGGTCAGCAGATTTAGATTATGGTGCAAAGATTACTGCCATGCTCAAACGTTTGTATGAGTCAGCAAAGCTGTTATGA